A portion of the Parasedimentitalea marina genome contains these proteins:
- the rpiA gene encoding ribose-5-phosphate isomerase RpiA, producing MTGELSPIDKAKFVAAKRAADFVEDGMRVGLGTGSTAAWLVRCLGEMVRDEGLKFKGVPTSTRTAELAREVGIEVISLDEAKWLDLTIDGADEFDTDLNLIKGGGGALLQEKIVATASDQMVVITDAGKEVETLGAFPLPVEVIPFGWQTTHALIEETLISMDVLGRSATLRMNGDRPYITDEGNHILDLHLQRIGNPRQLALVMNQMPGVVENGLFIDICDTVVIGYGDGRVEVRDINEGTVEHDRLDFVETDNLFTDLTD from the coding sequence ATGACCGGAGAACTGTCCCCCATCGACAAGGCTAAATTTGTTGCCGCCAAACGAGCCGCCGATTTTGTCGAGGATGGAATGCGAGTTGGATTGGGCACAGGGTCAACCGCCGCCTGGTTGGTTCGCTGCCTGGGCGAAATGGTCCGCGATGAAGGTTTGAAATTCAAAGGCGTCCCCACCTCGACCCGCACCGCTGAACTGGCGCGTGAGGTTGGGATAGAGGTGATCTCGCTGGACGAGGCCAAATGGCTGGACCTGACCATCGACGGTGCCGATGAATTCGACACAGATTTGAACCTGATCAAGGGCGGTGGCGGCGCACTGCTGCAGGAAAAGATCGTCGCAACGGCCTCTGATCAAATGGTGGTGATCACGGATGCAGGCAAGGAAGTCGAAACACTGGGCGCGTTTCCACTGCCTGTTGAGGTGATCCCGTTTGGCTGGCAGACCACCCATGCCCTGATCGAGGAAACCCTTATTTCCATGGATGTTTTGGGCCGTTCCGCGACCCTGCGCATGAACGGTGACCGACCCTATATCACCGATGAAGGCAACCACATTCTGGACCTGCACTTGCAACGTATCGGCAACCCGCGCCAGCTGGCTTTGGTGATGAATCAAATGCCGGGTGTGGTTGAAAACGGCTTGTTCATAGATATCTGTGACACCGTGGTGATCGGCTACGGCGATGGCCGGGTTGAAGTGCGCGACATTAATGAAGGCACAGTGGAACATGACCGGTTGGACTTTGTTGAAACCGATAACCTGTTCACTGATCTGACGGACTAA
- the gor gene encoding glutathione-disulfide reductase, with amino-acid sequence MGFDYDLFVIGGGSGGVRAARVASGDNGAKVALAEEDRYGGTCVIRGCVPKKLMVFASEYAGMVEDAQAYGWDIQPGDFNWPTFKGKLHAELDRLEGIYRNILKNNGVETFDARAKLVDAHTVELSDGSRKTAKHILIATGGRPIVPDFPGSELAVTSNDMFLLDKLPETLLIVGGGYIASEFAGIMNGLGVKTTQFYRGAQILRGFDEEARDIVAEGMVQSGIDLRLNTNVAEMRQDGDKIRVTDTAGDEHLFDKVMYATGRAPNADDLGLEALGVERGRKGEIVVDDYSQTGVPSVFAIGDVTDRVNLTPVAIREGMAFVETVFKANPTKVDHELIPTAIFTQPEMGTVGLSEEDARAQEPIEVYSTSFKPMQQAFAGRAQRVLMKLVVSKANRRVLGCHIVAPGAGEMIQLAGIAVKMGATKEDFDRTVAVHPTMSEELVTLKTPVRSA; translated from the coding sequence ATGGGTTTTGATTATGATCTTTTTGTCATCGGCGGCGGCTCGGGTGGCGTGCGCGCGGCACGAGTGGCTTCGGGTGACAACGGTGCCAAGGTAGCGCTGGCTGAAGAAGACCGTTATGGCGGCACCTGTGTGATCCGGGGCTGTGTGCCTAAGAAACTGATGGTCTTTGCCAGCGAATACGCGGGTATGGTCGAAGACGCACAGGCCTATGGTTGGGATATCCAGCCCGGTGATTTCAACTGGCCGACCTTCAAGGGTAAGCTGCATGCGGAGCTGGATCGCCTTGAAGGTATCTATCGCAACATATTGAAGAACAACGGCGTGGAAACATTCGACGCCCGCGCCAAACTGGTGGATGCCCATACGGTTGAACTGTCCGACGGCAGCCGCAAAACCGCCAAGCACATCCTGATTGCCACGGGTGGCCGCCCGATTGTGCCAGACTTCCCGGGCTCTGAACTGGCCGTGACGTCGAATGACATGTTCCTGCTGGACAAGCTGCCCGAGACGTTGCTGATTGTTGGTGGCGGTTATATCGCTTCTGAGTTTGCCGGCATCATGAATGGCTTGGGCGTGAAAACCACGCAGTTCTACCGGGGTGCGCAGATCCTGCGTGGATTTGACGAAGAGGCCCGTGACATCGTGGCCGAGGGCATGGTCCAGTCGGGCATCGATCTGCGCCTCAACACCAATGTCGCCGAAATGCGCCAGGATGGTGACAAGATCCGGGTGACCGATACCGCCGGTGACGAACATCTGTTCGACAAGGTCATGTACGCAACTGGCCGCGCGCCCAATGCCGATGATCTGGGGCTCGAAGCGCTGGGCGTTGAGCGGGGCCGCAAGGGCGAGATCGTGGTGGATGACTACAGCCAAACCGGCGTGCCCTCGGTCTTTGCCATTGGCGATGTCACTGACCGGGTCAATTTGACGCCAGTTGCGATTCGCGAAGGCATGGCCTTTGTTGAAACTGTGTTCAAAGCCAACCCAACCAAGGTTGATCACGAGCTGATCCCAACGGCGATTTTCACCCAGCCGGAAATGGGCACTGTGGGCCTGAGCGAAGAAGATGCACGGGCGCAGGAGCCGATCGAGGTCTACTCGACCAGCTTCAAGCCGATGCAACAGGCCTTTGCGGGGCGTGCGCAACGTGTTTTGATGAAACTTGTGGTCAGCAAGGCCAATCGCAGGGTTCTGGGTTGTCACATTGTGGCGCCGGGTGCTGGTGAAATGATCCAGCTGGCGGGCATCGCGGTCAAGATGGGCGCGACCAAAGAAGATTTCGACCGGACTGTGGCGGTACATCCGACCATGTCCGAAGAATTGGTGACACTGAAAACACCTGTGCGCAGCGCTTGA
- the hflC gene encoding protease modulator HflC, translating to MRKTTFLLPVLVLAIVAVLSAVFIVDEREKALVLQFGRVVAVKEEPGLAFKIPLIQEVVTYDDRILSREVGPLEITPLDDRRLKVDAFARYRIVDIRQFRQAVGAGGIAVAENRLDSILRAETREVLGSVSSNDILSSDRATLMLRIRNSAITQARSLGLEVIDVRLKRTDLPEANLEATFARMRAEREREAADEIARGKEAAQRVRAQADRTQVELVSEAEREAEIIRGQADAQRNAIFAEAYGKDVEFFEFYRTLAAYRASMLEGNSSMVLSPDSEFFNYLKSSGGAAAN from the coding sequence ATGCGGAAAACTACATTTCTCCTGCCTGTTCTGGTGCTTGCAATTGTTGCAGTACTATCGGCAGTCTTCATCGTGGACGAGCGTGAGAAGGCGCTTGTTCTGCAATTCGGCCGGGTTGTCGCGGTTAAAGAAGAGCCCGGTTTGGCCTTCAAAATCCCGCTGATCCAAGAAGTGGTCACTTATGACGACCGTATTCTAAGCCGTGAAGTCGGCCCGCTGGAGATCACCCCGCTGGATGATCGCCGGTTGAAGGTTGACGCCTTTGCCCGCTATCGCATCGTCGATATCCGTCAATTCCGCCAAGCGGTGGGTGCAGGTGGTATCGCGGTTGCTGAAAACCGGCTCGATTCGATCCTGCGCGCTGAAACGCGTGAGGTTCTGGGTTCGGTCAGCTCCAACGATATCCTGTCGTCGGACCGGGCGACGCTGATGTTGCGGATCCGCAATAGCGCCATTACGCAGGCTCGCTCTCTGGGACTGGAAGTGATCGATGTACGTTTGAAGCGGACTGACTTGCCGGAAGCTAACCTCGAGGCCACCTTTGCCCGGATGCGGGCGGAACGGGAACGCGAAGCGGCTGATGAAATCGCCCGCGGTAAGGAAGCCGCGCAGCGGGTTCGTGCCCAGGCGGATCGTACTCAGGTCGAGCTGGTCTCCGAGGCGGAACGTGAGGCCGAGATCATTCGTGGTCAGGCTGATGCGCAGCGGAACGCAATCTTTGCCGAGGCCTATGGCAAAGACGTCGAGTTCTTTGAGTTCTACCGGACATTGGCCGCGTATCGTGCGTCGATGCTGGAGGGCAATTCCTCGATGGTGTTGTCACCAGATTCTGAGTTCTTCAACTACCTGAAGTCCTCGGGCGGCGCTGCAGCCAACTGA
- a CDS encoding DUF2065 domain-containing protein: MAMIFLALGLVFIVEGLAYVLAPSLVERLLQMMRQLGLQERRQVGAVAMVLGLILLWIAFLLGV; the protein is encoded by the coding sequence ATGGCGATGATCTTTCTGGCCCTCGGGCTGGTGTTTATAGTTGAGGGGCTGGCCTATGTGCTGGCCCCTTCGCTTGTTGAACGGCTGTTGCAGATGATGAGACAGCTGGGCCTGCAGGAACGCCGACAGGTTGGGGCCGTGGCGATGGTGCTGGGGTTGATCCTGCTGTGGATTGCATTTCTGTTGGGTGTGTAA
- a CDS encoding DMT family transporter, which yields MTHDHPTLGILLMLGFCIVAPLGDAVAKMLGGTIPLGELLFVRFAVQVALLVPLIWVSGRQWRMQGQVLQLTFLRTLLHISGIGAMFTALKYLPLTDAIAIAFVMPFIVLLLGKYLLGEEIGLRRLGACIVGFGGTLLVIQPSFAVVGWPALWPLLMAVIFSFFILVTRKIAKKTDPVGLQAVSGVMACLLLAPVLLIGNRLDIAALTLIMPDNQDWFLLMAIGVLGTTAHLLITWSLRYAPASTLASMQYLEIPVATLFGWMIFDQLPNTLASIGIAVTVSAGLYVILRERIAARQLDVTRKVTEKSAA from the coding sequence ATGACACATGATCATCCCACTCTTGGTATCCTGCTGATGTTGGGATTTTGTATTGTTGCCCCGCTTGGGGATGCAGTGGCCAAGATGTTGGGTGGCACCATTCCATTGGGCGAGCTGCTGTTTGTCCGCTTTGCTGTGCAGGTGGCGCTGCTGGTTCCTTTGATCTGGGTTAGCGGCCGCCAATGGCGGATGCAGGGTCAGGTGTTACAGCTGACATTCCTGCGCACGCTTCTGCATATCAGTGGCATCGGCGCTATGTTCACAGCGCTAAAATACCTGCCGCTAACGGACGCGATCGCAATCGCCTTTGTGATGCCGTTTATTGTGCTGCTGCTGGGCAAATACCTGCTTGGCGAGGAAATTGGACTGCGGCGTCTGGGGGCCTGCATTGTTGGCTTTGGTGGAACCCTTCTGGTGATCCAGCCCAGCTTCGCCGTGGTCGGATGGCCCGCACTTTGGCCACTGCTGATGGCCGTGATCTTTTCTTTTTTCATTCTGGTGACCCGGAAAATAGCAAAAAAAACTGATCCTGTTGGCTTACAGGCTGTGTCAGGTGTGATGGCTTGCCTGTTGCTGGCACCTGTACTGCTGATAGGCAACCGACTGGACATCGCCGCGCTGACCTTGATCATGCCGGATAACCAAGACTGGTTTCTTCTGATGGCCATCGGCGTGTTGGGCACCACCGCGCATCTGCTGATAACCTGGAGCCTGCGATATGCGCCTGCATCAACGCTGGCATCAATGCAGTATCTGGAAATCCCGGTGGCAACCCTGTTTGGCTGGATGATCTTTGACCAACTGCCCAATACGCTGGCCTCGATCGGCATCGCGGTGACAGTTTCAGCCGGGCTTTATGTAATTCTGCGCGAGCGCATTGCTGCCAGGCAACTTGATGTTACCAGGAAAGTGACCGAGAAATCAGCGGCATAA
- a CDS encoding peptidoglycan-binding domain-containing protein gives MTPIRPFLLAALLLGGLSACTPPGANSGGTVSRGGQQAPPGAAPDSCWGKQTTPAIIETVTHQVMLQPAEVLADGSVLQPAIFKTETRQDIVRPRQETWYEILCTQDLTPELIASVQRALTARDLYHGTISGEMDRATRAAVRRYQKPQGLNSNLLSLAAARQMGLVAIED, from the coding sequence ATGACCCCGATCCGACCCTTTCTTCTGGCTGCCCTGCTGCTGGGTGGCCTTAGTGCCTGCACCCCGCCAGGTGCCAACAGCGGTGGCACCGTCTCCCGGGGCGGCCAACAGGCCCCTCCCGGCGCCGCACCGGACAGCTGTTGGGGCAAACAAACCACCCCGGCGATCATTGAAACGGTCACCCATCAAGTGATGCTGCAACCTGCCGAAGTGCTGGCTGATGGCAGTGTGCTCCAGCCAGCTATATTCAAGACAGAAACCCGTCAGGACATTGTCCGGCCGCGTCAAGAGACCTGGTACGAGATCCTATGCACCCAGGACCTGACACCCGAACTCATTGCCTCGGTGCAGCGCGCCCTGACCGCGCGCGACCTGTATCACGGCACTATCAGTGGCGAGATGGACCGGGCCACCCGCGCCGCAGTGCGTCGCTATCAAAAGCCACAGGGGCTAAACAGCAACCTGTTGTCACTCGCCGCCGCCCGCCAAATGGGCCTTGTTGCCATAGAAGACTGA
- a CDS encoding Do family serine endopeptidase, producing the protein MTRSSSVQPQAKAVSISQDRSATGPRLMWLALVTMVMVLAQALVAQARPESLAPLAQKISPAVVNITTTTVIEGRTGPQGVVPEGSPFEDFFREFQDRNGEGNGGNGQPSRPRRSSALGSGFVISEDGYIVTNNHVIAGADEIEIEFFPGDGQPKELLPAKLIGTDEKTDIALLKVEADTPLSFVTFGDSDSALVGDWVVAMGNPLGQGFSVSAGIVSARNRELSGSYDDYIQTDAAINRGNSGGPLFNMDGEVVGVNTAILSPNGGSIGIGFSMASNVVSKVVDQLKEFGETRRGWLGVRIQDVDADLAEAMGLASVSGALITDVPEGPSKEAGLLAGDVILTFDGVDVKDTRALVRQVGATAVGKAVRVVVHREGGTETLLVTLGRREDAERTAAAPIVEEEAVPEAVEKVLLGLTIGTLTEEMRAELNAPEGTDGAVILSVDEASEAWEKGLRGGDIITEAGQQKVTAVGDFEDRIAEAKEAGRKSLLLLVRRNGQPRFVALNLGK; encoded by the coding sequence ATGACAAGGAGTAGCTCCGTGCAGCCTCAGGCAAAAGCAGTTTCAATCAGCCAAGATAGATCGGCCACAGGCCCCCGGCTGATGTGGCTGGCGTTGGTGACCATGGTGATGGTGTTGGCCCAGGCGCTGGTGGCCCAGGCACGTCCCGAAAGCCTTGCGCCGCTGGCCCAGAAGATCAGCCCGGCGGTGGTCAATATCACGACAACGACCGTGATCGAAGGCCGGACCGGACCACAGGGCGTCGTGCCCGAGGGATCGCCCTTCGAGGATTTCTTTCGCGAGTTCCAGGACCGCAATGGCGAAGGCAATGGCGGCAATGGTCAGCCCAGCCGACCGCGCCGCTCGTCGGCGCTGGGGTCCGGTTTTGTGATCTCCGAGGATGGCTATATCGTCACCAACAACCACGTGATTGCCGGTGCTGATGAAATTGAGATTGAGTTTTTCCCCGGCGATGGTCAGCCCAAAGAACTGCTGCCGGCCAAATTGATTGGCACCGACGAGAAAACCGATATTGCTTTGCTTAAGGTCGAGGCCGACACGCCACTGTCCTTTGTGACCTTCGGGGATAGTGATTCTGCGCTGGTTGGCGACTGGGTTGTGGCGATGGGCAATCCGCTGGGGCAGGGGTTTTCGGTGTCTGCAGGGATCGTTTCGGCCCGCAATCGTGAACTCAGCGGCTCATACGATGATTACATTCAGACCGATGCGGCGATCAACCGGGGCAACTCGGGTGGTCCGCTGTTCAACATGGACGGCGAAGTGGTCGGCGTGAACACGGCGATTCTGTCCCCGAATGGTGGCTCGATTGGCATTGGCTTTTCAATGGCGTCGAATGTGGTCAGCAAAGTTGTTGATCAGCTGAAAGAATTTGGCGAAACCCGCCGCGGCTGGTTGGGCGTGCGCATTCAGGACGTAGATGCCGACCTGGCCGAGGCCATGGGTCTGGCCAGTGTCTCAGGCGCGCTGATCACCGATGTGCCCGAAGGCCCATCCAAGGAAGCCGGGTTGCTGGCGGGTGATGTCATCCTGACCTTCGACGGTGTGGACGTTAAAGACACCCGTGCCCTGGTGCGCCAGGTTGGCGCCACCGCAGTGGGCAAGGCGGTCCGCGTTGTGGTGCACCGCGAAGGCGGCACGGAAACACTGTTGGTCACGCTTGGACGGCGTGAAGATGCCGAGCGCACTGCTGCAGCTCCTATTGTTGAAGAAGAGGCCGTGCCGGAAGCCGTCGAAAAGGTGCTGTTGGGACTGACCATTGGTACCTTGACCGAGGAAATGCGTGCTGAACTGAATGCACCAGAGGGCACTGATGGGGCGGTTATCCTATCGGTCGACGAGGCATCAGAGGCTTGGGAAAAAGGTTTGCGCGGCGGTGATATCATCACCGAGGCCGGCCAGCAGAAAGTGACTGCGGTTGGTGATTTCGAAGATCGCATTGCCGAGGCAAAAGAGGCAGGTCGCAAGTCCTTGTTGCTTTTGGTGCGCCGCAATGGGCAACCTCGGTTTGTAGCGCTGAACCTGGGCAAGTGA
- a CDS encoding L-serine ammonia-lyase, with protein MFLSVFDMFKVGIGPSSSHTMGPMVAAAKFLDKMRASPFEFHGVKASLHGSLAFTGVGHATDRATILGLAGFQPDTYDDAKAEAALADIAAQKTVHPDGMGPLRFDPETDMVFDYDHALTGHANGMILMATDAQGDVSLQQVYYSVGGGFVLTEEELAAGKDTDEGAPVPFPFHSATEMLQMAKASGKTIAGMKRANEVSRGCEQSLAKGTARIWQVMNDCIERGLVRDGILPGGLKVRRRAKGIYDALVAERGMNLTAPHTINDWMIVYAMAVNEENAAGGQVVTAPTNGAAGVLPATIRYYLDHVPGAAPSHVEDLLLTAAAIGGLVKYNASISGAEAGCQAEVGSAAAMAAAGLCAVMGGTPEQVENAAEIALEHHLGMTCDPVKGLVQVPCIERNGLGAIKAVSAASLALRGDGQHFVPLDAVIETMRQTGEDMHEKYKETSLGGLAVNVPNC; from the coding sequence ATGTTTCTCTCTGTCTTTGACATGTTCAAGGTGGGTATCGGCCCATCGTCGTCCCATACCATGGGCCCAATGGTGGCAGCCGCCAAGTTTTTGGACAAAATGCGCGCCTCGCCATTTGAATTCCACGGGGTCAAGGCATCCCTGCATGGCTCGCTTGCCTTCACCGGCGTAGGCCACGCCACCGACCGCGCAACAATACTGGGGCTCGCCGGGTTTCAGCCCGACACCTATGACGATGCCAAGGCCGAAGCGGCGCTGGCCGACATCGCTGCACAGAAAACAGTGCACCCTGACGGTATGGGGCCGCTGCGGTTTGATCCGGAAACAGACATGGTTTTTGACTATGATCATGCGCTGACCGGCCATGCCAACGGCATGATTCTGATGGCCACCGATGCGCAGGGCGACGTGTCGCTGCAGCAGGTTTATTATTCCGTCGGCGGTGGTTTTGTGCTGACCGAAGAAGAACTGGCCGCTGGCAAAGACACCGACGAAGGGGCCCCGGTCCCCTTCCCGTTTCACTCTGCCACCGAGATGTTGCAGATGGCAAAAGCCAGCGGCAAGACCATTGCCGGGATGAAACGCGCCAATGAGGTGTCGCGCGGCTGCGAGCAGAGCCTGGCCAAGGGCACTGCTCGGATCTGGCAAGTGATGAATGATTGCATCGAACGCGGGTTGGTGCGCGATGGCATCCTGCCCGGAGGTCTGAAAGTCCGCCGTCGTGCCAAAGGCATTTACGATGCACTGGTGGCCGAGCGCGGCATGAACCTGACCGCCCCGCATACCATCAACGACTGGATGATCGTCTATGCCATGGCGGTGAACGAAGAGAACGCCGCAGGTGGACAGGTGGTGACCGCGCCGACCAATGGTGCCGCAGGTGTGTTGCCAGCCACCATCCGCTATTATCTGGATCACGTCCCCGGTGCGGCGCCCAGCCATGTCGAGGATCTGCTGCTGACCGCTGCGGCCATCGGCGGGTTGGTCAAATACAATGCCTCGATTTCCGGCGCCGAGGCCGGCTGTCAGGCTGAAGTTGGATCCGCCGCGGCAATGGCAGCGGCCGGTCTGTGCGCCGTCATGGGCGGTACACCTGAACAAGTCGAAAACGCCGCAGAAATTGCTCTGGAGCACCATTTGGGCATGACCTGCGACCCGGTCAAAGGCCTGGTGCAGGTGCCCTGCATCGAACGCAACGGGCTGGGGGCTATCAAAGCGGTTTCGGCCGCCTCGCTGGCGCTGCGCGGGGATGGACAGCACTTTGTTCCACTGGACGCCGTGATCGAAACCATGCGCCAGACCGGCGAGGACATGCATGAGAAATACAAGGAAACCTCGCTTGGCGGGCTGGCGGTCAACGTCCCCAACTGCTGA
- a CDS encoding Crp/Fnr family transcriptional regulator, whose protein sequence is MSLDHLPQTGFLSGISEGLKQMLESQASEVRLKSGDVLFEQGDAGDALFAITAGALEFSILSAAGRKLSLDIMRPGAVFGEIALFDPGERTATATALETSRVLRLRNRDVLLQIQRHPELAGDLLRLAGQRMRWMGNQYNEQVFLAMPIRLARKLLHLTSETGSGKLALSQSELAEFIGATREAVSKTLAAWKRGGVIEISRGGVVILDRQALSGLAEPELI, encoded by the coding sequence ATGTCACTCGATCACTTACCGCAAACCGGTTTCCTGTCGGGGATTTCTGAAGGGTTGAAACAGATGCTGGAAAGCCAGGCCAGTGAAGTCCGGCTGAAATCCGGTGATGTACTGTTTGAACAAGGCGATGCGGGGGATGCATTGTTTGCGATCACCGCTGGGGCACTGGAATTCTCAATCCTGTCCGCGGCCGGGCGCAAACTGTCCCTCGATATCATGCGACCCGGCGCGGTGTTTGGCGAGATTGCTCTGTTTGATCCTGGTGAACGCACCGCCACAGCCACAGCGCTTGAAACCAGCCGGGTCCTGCGGTTGCGCAATCGCGATGTGCTTTTGCAAATTCAACGCCATCCCGAACTGGCGGGTGATCTGCTGCGGCTTGCTGGTCAACGCATGCGCTGGATGGGCAACCAATACAACGAGCAGGTTTTTCTGGCGATGCCCATACGGCTGGCGCGCAAACTGTTGCACCTGACCTCGGAAACCGGGAGCGGCAAACTGGCGCTGTCGCAATCCGAACTGGCCGAATTCATCGGCGCCACCCGCGAGGCCGTATCCAAAACACTGGCAGCATGGAAACGCGGGGGGGTGATTGAAATCTCACGTGGTGGCGTGGTCATTCTGGATCGCCAGGCCCTCAGTGGGTTGGCCGAACCCGAACTGATCTGA
- the hflK gene encoding FtsH protease activity modulator HflK: MAGNSGGPWGGGGSSGGGGNRGNGGDNGGNNGGGKRPDDDGPQIPEIDELVKKGQEQLRVLMGGRGGGNGQGGGNRGGGSAGPMFTKGTVGLAVIAATVLWGMASFYTVKPEEQSVELFLGEYSATGEPGLNFAPWPLVTAEVIPVKVEQTETIGAGSRGNDAGLMLTGDENIIDIDFQVVWNINDPANFLFNLRDPQQTIQAVSESAMREIIAQSELAPILNRDRGIISDSLQELIQSTLDSYDSGVNIIRVNFDQADPPESVIEAFQAVQSAGQERDRLEKQADAYANQVLAGARGQSAQTLEEAEAYRAQVVNEAEGEASRFTAVLEEYSKAPEVTRKRLYLETMEEVLSRIDKVILDDTAGGNGQGVVPYLPLNELRRTEGN, encoded by the coding sequence ATGGCGGGCAATAGTGGTGGCCCCTGGGGGGGCGGAGGCTCTTCCGGTGGCGGAGGCAACCGGGGTAACGGTGGCGATAACGGTGGCAACAACGGTGGCGGTAAGCGCCCCGATGATGACGGCCCGCAAATCCCCGAGATCGACGAGCTGGTGAAAAAAGGCCAGGAACAGTTGCGTGTGCTGATGGGCGGACGTGGCGGCGGCAACGGTCAAGGCGGCGGCAATCGCGGTGGCGGTAGTGCTGGACCCATGTTCACCAAGGGCACTGTCGGGTTGGCTGTTATTGCCGCTACAGTTTTGTGGGGCATGGCCAGCTTTTACACCGTGAAGCCAGAAGAACAGTCGGTTGAATTGTTCTTGGGCGAATATTCGGCCACGGGTGAGCCGGGCTTGAACTTTGCGCCTTGGCCACTGGTCACTGCCGAGGTTATCCCGGTCAAGGTTGAACAAACCGAGACGATTGGTGCAGGCTCGCGTGGCAATGATGCCGGACTAATGCTGACCGGTGACGAAAACATCATCGACATTGATTTCCAGGTTGTTTGGAACATCAACGATCCGGCGAACTTCCTGTTTAATCTGCGTGACCCACAGCAGACCATTCAGGCGGTGTCTGAATCGGCGATGCGTGAAATTATTGCGCAGTCGGAACTGGCGCCCATCTTGAACCGCGACCGGGGAATTATCTCGGACAGTTTGCAAGAGTTGATCCAGTCGACGCTGGATAGCTATGACAGTGGCGTCAACATCATTCGGGTCAACTTTGACCAGGCCGATCCACCCGAGTCTGTTATCGAGGCCTTTCAAGCTGTGCAATCGGCAGGTCAGGAACGTGACCGGTTGGAAAAACAGGCTGACGCCTATGCCAACCAAGTTTTGGCTGGCGCCCGTGGCCAGTCTGCACAGACACTGGAAGAAGCCGAAGCGTATCGCGCTCAGGTGGTAAACGAGGCCGAAGGTGAAGCAAGTCGTTTCACAGCCGTGCTGGAAGAATACTCCAAGGCTCCAGAAGTGACGCGCAAGCGCCTGTATCTGGAAACCATGGAAGAGGTTCTGAGCCGGATTGATAAGGTCATTCTGGATGACACTGCTGGTGGAAACGGTCAGGGTGTTGTGCCCTATCTGCCACTGAACGAATTGCGCCGGACGGAGGGCAACTGA
- a CDS encoding glutathione S-transferase family protein: MTNSYRLHYAPDNASLVIRLALEEMGQPYETVLVNRQVQAQRSAAFRELNPNGLIPVLETPDGPIFETAAILLWLADRHGTLAPAVDSDQRAGFLKWLFFISNTLHADLRILFYPALYVGPNLTHQHELCHVQRQRLHRHLSTIDAAADHTTAWLCGDSPSVLDLYLACLLRWMALYPQGSDRSWMVLTQYPSLYTMCTNLELRPSVSAARIAEGLGATPFTSPFLARPPEGTPT; the protein is encoded by the coding sequence ATGACAAACAGCTATCGCCTGCATTACGCCCCTGACAATGCCTCGCTGGTCATCCGGCTGGCGCTGGAAGAAATGGGCCAACCCTATGAGACGGTCCTGGTGAACCGGCAGGTGCAGGCCCAGCGCAGTGCAGCTTTTCGGGAGTTGAATCCAAATGGGCTGATCCCTGTATTGGAAACACCGGATGGGCCAATTTTTGAAACCGCAGCGATTTTGTTGTGGCTGGCCGACCGCCACGGGACATTGGCGCCAGCTGTGGACAGTGATCAGCGGGCGGGATTTCTGAAATGGTTGTTCTTCATCTCGAACACTCTGCATGCTGATCTGCGCATTCTGTTTTACCCGGCGCTCTATGTTGGACCGAACCTGACGCATCAGCATGAACTGTGTCACGTTCAACGGCAGCGATTGCACAGACACCTCAGCACCATTGATGCCGCTGCGGATCACACAACCGCGTGGCTTTGTGGTGATTCGCCCTCCGTTCTGGACCTGTACCTCGCCTGTCTGCTGCGGTGGATGGCTTTGTATCCGCAGGGCAGCGACCGCAGTTGGATGGTGCTGACGCAATACCCGTCCCTATATACCATGTGCACCAATCTTGAGCTGCGCCCATCAGTTTCAGCAGCCCGTATTGCCGAGGGCCTTGGCGCGACGCCATTTACCAGCCCATTTCTGGCCCGACCTCCCGAAGGGACACCCACATAA